The Paenibacillus sp. YPG26 genome includes a window with the following:
- a CDS encoding 7-cyano-7-deazaguanine synthase: MKKAVLMLSGGPDSSTLAYLLKSQDYELHTITFNFGEQEGEAEQRYAQVIANKVSKTHRFVDFVNPMKQLYGFFDIPDPIHILRKTANPREPIKNFGAGIALSLASSYAADIGADELFYAVHKDDAVYRENNIGFFETMSKAISIELGREFKIKAPLLNKTKAEVFRLAIDLGLKIEETWSCASNSVIQCGTCDPCKDRRLALMENNIDDLTVYKNPSNIYIHS; the protein is encoded by the coding sequence TTGAAAAAAGCTGTATTAATGTTATCAGGCGGTCCAGATTCGAGTACTCTTGCTTATCTGCTTAAAAGTCAAGATTATGAGTTGCACACTATTACTTTTAATTTTGGAGAACAAGAAGGAGAAGCTGAGCAACGTTACGCACAAGTTATTGCGAACAAAGTTAGTAAAACTCATCGTTTCGTTGATTTCGTAAATCCTATGAAACAATTGTACGGTTTTTTTGATATACCAGATCCTATTCATATTTTAAGAAAAACTGCTAATCCGAGAGAGCCAATTAAAAATTTTGGTGCTGGTATTGCCCTTTCTTTGGCATCATCATATGCCGCAGATATAGGAGCAGATGAACTCTTTTATGCTGTTCATAAAGATGATGCAGTATATAGAGAAAATAACATAGGATTTTTTGAAACAATGTCAAAGGCTATATCAATTGAGTTAGGCAGAGAATTTAAAATTAAGGCACCATTATTGAATAAAACCAAGGCTGAAGTATTTAGATTAGCAATTGACTTAGGGTTGAAGATTGAAGAAACTTGGAGTTGTGCAAGTAACAGTGTGATACAATGCGGAACGTGTGACCCTTGTAAAGATCGCAGACTTGCTTTAATGGAAAACAACATTGATGACCTAACTGTGTATAAAAATCCATCTAATATATATATTCACAGTTAA
- a CDS encoding HIT family protein, with amino-acid sequence MADCIFCEIVHNREAAILMETEYSLAFFDIYPATLGHLLVIPKNHIPYLHLLGSEEIQADLFRTLIKACNMLVNSNLCSDYEVIQSNGPYADQDVEHIHFHIIPRYSNDHVHIELEPYKGMVSTQELNELANLINDPNHKKT; translated from the coding sequence ATGGCGGACTGTATTTTTTGCGAAATTGTCCATAACAGAGAGGCTGCAATTCTAATGGAAACGGAGTACTCGCTGGCGTTCTTTGATATTTATCCTGCTACTTTAGGACATTTGCTTGTTATACCCAAAAATCACATCCCCTACTTACACCTGCTGGGCTCGGAAGAGATCCAGGCCGACCTGTTCAGGACACTAATTAAAGCCTGTAACATGCTCGTTAACAGTAACTTGTGTTCAGATTATGAAGTCATCCAAAGCAACGGGCCGTATGCTGATCAGGATGTGGAGCATATCCATTTTCATATCATTCCGCGATACAGTAATGATCATGTTCACATTGAACTTGAGCCTTACAAAGGAATGGTATCCACGCAGGAGCTTAATGAGCTGGCGAATCTGATTAATGACCCGAATCACAAAAAAACGTAG
- a CDS encoding aldose 1-epimerase translates to MAEVKAYEGDYQGEPAIWLKAGPYEAALVPGVGGNLIAFRDHENGYRFLREPGEDEMDVFREGPGTYGIPILFPPNRYEDGHFPWNGRTLELPINEPATGNHLHGFLHTIPWEVEQFGQTELESFVTVKVSINPDHSVYKLFPFEFTVKMRYTLGQDGLSQQVSVKNDGEEPLPCLIAFHTAINAPFVPGGNAQDYQAEITIGQRWELNERMLPTGEYQPLTSDEEKLKAGGVNPFFASMDNHYTAVPRNGRNRAELTDTKHGVTLVYDVGTSYKQWMVWNNGATEGFFCPEPQMNLVNAPKLDLPADEIGLISLAKGEIWEESARIYIKK, encoded by the coding sequence ATGGCTGAAGTTAAAGCTTATGAGGGGGATTACCAAGGCGAGCCGGCGATCTGGCTTAAAGCAGGTCCATACGAGGCCGCGCTGGTGCCAGGAGTTGGAGGGAACCTGATTGCATTCCGCGATCATGAGAACGGTTACCGTTTCCTGCGCGAGCCGGGTGAGGATGAGATGGATGTCTTTAGAGAAGGCCCGGGTACATATGGAATTCCAATCCTATTCCCGCCGAACCGGTATGAGGACGGACATTTTCCGTGGAACGGCAGGACACTTGAGTTGCCAATCAATGAGCCGGCTACCGGCAATCATTTACACGGCTTCCTGCATACAATTCCTTGGGAAGTTGAACAATTCGGGCAGACTGAACTGGAGAGCTTTGTTACGGTAAAAGTAAGCATTAATCCAGACCATTCCGTGTATAAGCTCTTTCCGTTTGAATTCACGGTGAAAATGCGCTACACCCTTGGACAGGATGGATTGTCCCAACAGGTGAGTGTGAAGAATGATGGAGAAGAACCGCTACCTTGTCTGATCGCATTCCATACGGCGATCAATGCTCCGTTCGTTCCGGGTGGGAACGCACAGGATTACCAGGCTGAGATTACAATTGGTCAGCGTTGGGAGCTGAATGAACGCATGCTGCCAACAGGGGAGTATCAGCCGCTGACTTCGGACGAAGAGAAGCTTAAAGCGGGCGGCGTGAATCCGTTCTTCGCCTCCATGGACAACCATTATACGGCTGTGCCGCGTAACGGAAGGAACCGGGCGGAACTCACGGATACGAAGCATGGTGTAACGCTTGTCTATGATGTGGGGACTTCTTATAAACAGTGGATGGTATGGAATAACGGGGCGACAGAAGGCTTTTTCTGCCCAGAACCCCAGATGAACCTGGTCAATGCGCCTAAATTGGATCTGCCAGCCGATGAGATCGGGCTGATCAGTCTGGCCAAGGGTGAGATTTGGGAAGAATCTGCCCGGATCTATATTAAAAAATAA
- a CDS encoding metal-dependent hydrolase, with protein sequence MKGTTHLAIGIAIGAVTAAQYPFSPKSTSLYLAVSAFSALSADLDGPSMLSSKISKLSRSLRNFLLWSGFIATSILIYQYFSLGVFYPEYTAASLALFMLGLLTSEGMLRNTLISGIGGGFIYAALLWQMPWLLGLGVFIAIAPWLKHRGMTHTVWAVIAWGLIGQGLEQQLQLPGMMTAATLGYLSHLIADTLTPSGVKWLYPIYKKPFKLP encoded by the coding sequence ATGAAAGGAACCACACATCTGGCGATTGGTATTGCCATCGGGGCAGTTACGGCTGCTCAATATCCGTTCTCCCCGAAGAGCACCAGCCTATACTTGGCTGTATCCGCCTTCTCTGCGCTGAGTGCCGACCTTGATGGTCCGAGCATGCTTAGTTCTAAGATTAGCAAGTTATCCAGGTCATTGAGAAATTTCCTTCTATGGTCAGGCTTCATAGCCACCTCTATACTCATCTATCAATACTTCTCTCTGGGCGTGTTCTATCCGGAATACACAGCGGCCTCTCTGGCTCTCTTCATGCTGGGGCTGCTAACCAGCGAAGGGATGCTCCGCAATACACTGATCAGCGGTATCGGCGGGGGATTCATCTACGCCGCACTTCTATGGCAGATGCCATGGCTGCTCGGACTGGGTGTCTTCATTGCTATCGCTCCATGGCTTAAGCACCGGGGGATGACACACACGGTATGGGCGGTGATCGCGTGGGGCCTGATCGGACAGGGCTTGGAGCAGCAGCTACAGCTCCCGGGAATGATGACCGCCGCCACACTGGGCTACCTGTCTCATCTTATAGCTGATACACTTACCCCGAGCGGAGTTAAGTGGCTGTATCCGATCTACAAGAAACCATTCAAGCTGCCATAG
- the fumC gene encoding class II fumarate hydratase, translating to MDYRIERDTMGEIKVPADKLWGAQTQRSRENFPIGIEHMPIEVIQAFAILKRSAALTNQKLGKLSEVKAQAIATAADEIEAGRWDDEFPLVVWQTGSGTQSNMNVNEVIAHRGNQLLEEQGAAERLHPNDDVNMSQSSNDTFPTALHIAGVIAVEDQLLPAILKLEETFKQKSEQFKDVIKIGRTHLQDATPLTLGQEISGWQHMLEKSRRMITESVQYMKELAIGGTAVGTGINAHPEFGDRSAQEISASTGKSFTSAANKFHALTSHDQVAYTHGAIKALAADVMKIANDIRWLASGPRSGIGEITIPENEPGSSIMPGKVNPTQCEAITMVAAQVFGNDVTIGFAASQGNFELNVFKPVIIYNFLQSTRLLADSLIAFNDNCAVGIEPNYEKLEHNLKNSLMLVTALNPHIGYENAAKIAKLAHKMNLTLKEAALQTGLLTEEQFDQYVRPENMISPK from the coding sequence ATGGATTACCGTATTGAGAGAGACACGATGGGCGAGATCAAGGTTCCCGCGGACAAGCTGTGGGGAGCACAGACCCAGCGGAGCAGAGAGAACTTCCCGATCGGGATTGAGCATATGCCAATAGAGGTCATCCAAGCTTTTGCGATCTTAAAGAGAAGCGCGGCCTTGACTAACCAGAAGCTCGGAAAGCTCTCTGAAGTTAAAGCCCAAGCCATCGCCACAGCCGCAGACGAGATCGAGGCTGGCCGCTGGGACGATGAATTCCCTCTGGTTGTATGGCAGACCGGAAGCGGAACCCAATCCAACATGAACGTCAATGAAGTCATCGCCCACCGCGGCAATCAGCTGCTTGAGGAACAAGGGGCTGCGGAACGCCTGCACCCTAATGACGATGTGAATATGTCCCAAAGCTCTAATGACACATTCCCTACAGCCTTACATATCGCCGGGGTTATTGCCGTGGAGGATCAATTGCTGCCAGCAATCCTTAAGCTGGAAGAGACCTTCAAGCAGAAATCCGAACAATTCAAGGATGTAATCAAGATCGGCCGCACTCACCTTCAGGATGCAACACCTCTAACTCTTGGACAAGAGATTAGCGGATGGCAGCATATGCTGGAGAAGAGCCGCCGGATGATCACCGAAAGTGTGCAGTATATGAAGGAGCTTGCCATAGGCGGAACCGCAGTAGGCACTGGAATCAATGCGCATCCTGAATTTGGCGACAGATCTGCCCAGGAGATCAGCGCTTCAACGGGCAAGTCATTTACATCCGCCGCGAACAAATTCCATGCTCTTACGAGTCACGACCAGGTGGCCTATACCCACGGAGCTATCAAAGCACTCGCCGCAGATGTGATGAAGATTGCTAACGATATACGCTGGCTGGCCAGTGGACCGCGCAGCGGGATCGGTGAAATTACGATTCCTGAGAATGAACCAGGCAGCTCGATCATGCCGGGCAAGGTTAATCCAACCCAGTGTGAAGCCATCACCATGGTGGCAGCGCAGGTATTTGGCAACGATGTAACGATCGGTTTCGCAGCCAGCCAAGGGAATTTCGAGCTTAATGTGTTTAAGCCGGTAATTATATATAACTTCCTTCAGTCCACCAGACTTCTGGCTGACTCACTCATTGCGTTCAATGACAATTGTGCGGTTGGAATTGAACCCAATTATGAGAAGCTTGAGCATAATCTGAAGAATTCTCTGATGCTGGTGACCGCTCTCAATCCACACATTGGATATGAGAATGCAGCCAAGATCGCCAAGCTGGCCCATAAGATGAACCTTACATTGAAGGAAGCTGCCCTGCAGACTGGCTTATTGACCGAAGAACAGTTCGATCAGTATGTCAGACCTGAGAACATGATTAGTCCCAAATAA
- a CDS encoding prolyl oligopeptidase family serine peptidase, translating into MTIFKITYLSDGNRVKGYLCLPEGFDISLSELNSWITGFYGKPSLQAERIAESLIRSNRSITSRAWPVLIYCRGGMGKVGSVKTSWIEQFARHDTVVFAPCYRGNEGGEGRDEFGGADQEDVNSAYRLLQSLPFVDKSQISLMGFSRGSINATQTATVMRDVHRLVIWSGVSDLAQTYEERITLRRMLKRVLGGTPVRQPEAFASRSPIMLAEHIPCPVLIIHGTRDEQVDYSHGWKMYERLMELGLPAELHTYQGYGHHFPENTHLEAVRRMFKWLGTPAQHFSPKEFEDTDNHH; encoded by the coding sequence ATGACAATATTCAAGATCACTTATCTATCAGACGGAAATAGGGTTAAAGGGTACCTGTGTCTGCCCGAAGGGTTCGATATATCCCTAAGCGAATTGAATTCCTGGATCACCGGGTTCTACGGGAAGCCGTCTCTTCAGGCAGAGAGAATTGCTGAATCTCTTATTCGCAGCAACCGCAGTATTACTTCCAGGGCTTGGCCTGTTCTCATCTACTGCAGAGGCGGCATGGGTAAGGTCGGAAGTGTGAAGACTTCCTGGATAGAGCAGTTCGCAAGACATGATACGGTGGTATTTGCCCCCTGTTACCGGGGGAATGAGGGCGGAGAAGGTCGTGATGAGTTTGGCGGTGCGGACCAAGAGGATGTTAACTCCGCTTACCGGCTGCTCCAAAGCCTCCCTTTTGTGGACAAATCACAAATCTCTCTGATGGGATTCTCACGGGGATCGATCAATGCAACCCAGACTGCTACCGTGATGCGGGATGTGCACAGGCTTGTGATCTGGAGCGGGGTATCCGATCTTGCCCAGACCTACGAAGAGCGGATTACCCTTCGGCGAATGCTGAAGCGTGTACTCGGCGGAACCCCGGTCAGACAGCCGGAGGCCTTCGCTTCCCGTTCCCCCATTATGCTGGCCGAACATATTCCCTGCCCTGTTCTTATCATTCATGGGACCCGGGATGAACAGGTTGATTACAGTCATGGATGGAAGATGTATGAGCGGCTTATGGAGCTCGGCTTACCTGCCGAGCTCCATACTTACCAGGGTTACGGACATCATTTCCCTGAGAATACTCATCTGGAAGCGGTAAGACGGATGTTCAAGTGGCTTGGAACACCTGCTCAACACTTCTCTCCTAAGGAATTTGAAGATACCGACAATCACCACTAG
- a CDS encoding L,D-transpeptidase codes for MPQYRIIVDLSDRQLYLLDGNTVTRAFPVGVGTMLTQTPTGEYTIINKQVNPGGPFGALWMGLSKPHYGIHGTNDPSSIGRYVSHGCIRMHNEDVIALSPLVPVGTRVIIRQ; via the coding sequence GTGCCGCAGTATCGGATTATTGTGGATCTGTCGGACCGGCAGCTGTATTTGCTGGACGGCAATACGGTCACCCGGGCTTTTCCCGTAGGCGTTGGCACTATGCTAACCCAGACGCCCACGGGTGAATACACAATTATTAACAAACAGGTAAATCCTGGAGGACCCTTCGGCGCGCTGTGGATGGGATTATCGAAGCCCCATTATGGTATTCACGGAACTAATGATCCTTCCTCCATCGGACGGTATGTGTCCCATGGCTGCATTCGAATGCATAATGAGGATGTGATTGCTCTATCCCCTCTGGTTCCTGTTGGCACACGTGTGATCATTCGTCAGTAA
- a CDS encoding MerR family transcriptional regulator, which translates to MEQQHLSIQSISQLTGISTYTLRYYEKNGLIHPIARGTNGRRQYSSGDLDWIRFLLRLRTTGMSIRQMQQAAHLRRQGPSTARERRQLLEAHQESIKNQIDALQDHLEAIGDKIKIYKQWEEDYPLEEDSK; encoded by the coding sequence ATGGAACAACAACATTTAAGTATACAAAGCATTTCCCAGTTGACCGGCATCAGCACCTATACCCTTCGTTACTATGAGAAGAATGGGCTCATCCATCCGATCGCAAGGGGAACTAATGGGCGCCGGCAGTATTCATCAGGCGATTTGGACTGGATACGCTTCCTGCTTCGCCTTCGGACAACCGGGATGTCAATCCGGCAAATGCAGCAGGCCGCACATCTCAGAAGACAAGGCCCATCCACTGCCAGGGAAAGGAGGCAACTGCTCGAGGCTCACCAGGAATCCATCAAGAATCAGATTGACGCTCTTCAGGACCATCTGGAAGCGATCGGGGACAAAATTAAGATCTACAAACAATGGGAAGAAGACTACCCACTTGAGGAGGATTCTAAATGA
- a CDS encoding carboxymuconolactone decarboxylase family protein, translated as MTIAYKKGEQLLMNIHQDGITGVLDHLQEISPHISRYIVEFFGQVFVNPLLSFTQREMITIAALTSLGDCPSQLRWHVQFGLKVGLAPEEIIEVITHTIPFSGFPRALNAITIVKQVFEDHEIHFTVRDELKNEEALRAAGLKKLQEIDGEHGEQVIESLAGIAPVLADQITDFAFGEIYSRSPLSASQRQLITLAALTAQGGCEPQLRVHIHASLRVGLTRQEVIEALLQCYPYTGFPKVLNAVSTARQIFEQET; from the coding sequence ATGACGATTGCATATAAGAAAGGCGAACAACTGCTGATGAATATACATCAAGACGGCATCACAGGTGTATTGGATCATTTACAGGAAATATCCCCGCATATCAGCAGGTATATTGTTGAATTTTTCGGACAAGTGTTTGTGAATCCTCTCTTGTCCTTCACTCAACGTGAAATGATTACAATCGCTGCGCTTACCTCACTTGGAGATTGCCCTAGCCAGCTGAGATGGCATGTTCAGTTCGGCCTGAAGGTGGGGCTTGCGCCAGAAGAGATTATCGAGGTAATCACTCATACGATCCCGTTCAGCGGCTTCCCCCGCGCGCTAAATGCAATCACTATCGTCAAACAGGTATTCGAGGACCACGAGATTCACTTCACTGTTCGAGATGAACTGAAGAATGAAGAAGCTCTCCGCGCTGCGGGCCTTAAGAAGCTTCAAGAGATTGACGGAGAACATGGAGAGCAGGTAATTGAATCCCTTGCAGGTATTGCTCCTGTGCTTGCTGATCAGATTACCGACTTTGCTTTTGGTGAAATTTACAGTAGATCCCCTCTCAGTGCCAGTCAGAGACAGCTCATTACTCTGGCAGCCTTAACCGCCCAGGGAGGGTGCGAGCCGCAGCTGCGCGTACATATTCATGCATCTCTCCGAGTAGGGCTAACCCGGCAGGAAGTGATCGAAGCCCTTCTGCAGTGCTATCCATATACAGGATTCCCCAAGGTACTTAATGCGGTAAGCACCGCACGTCAAATTTTCGAACAAGAGACATGA
- a CDS encoding molecular chaperone DnaJ, producing MNNDSDLKHSYDVLGLPDNAAREEVEKRFDILVRQYRSKPSEEFEPIAKAYRNITGTQDRQKFEELTRQKYAKYKGFAGPAEKIDDFFRLYKGRVLAGLIALIAVIVGLNAYLNHRAEQERLAKLPPVDLSVMVLGDFSSTGAEGDTSALEESLKAPFPEWKRVTALLSYLPKQSLGQATMAMQQKALLQIGTERPDLFLMDKEAYTWISNSNALMNLDNEAKSRLKPWLKESQALKAKQLDDPAEHIYGIDVSNSPLAAKLQLTHTGLILGVRDGAEHKEQALHFIEQYLKAK from the coding sequence ATGAATAACGATTCTGATTTGAAGCACTCTTATGACGTGCTTGGTTTGCCGGACAATGCAGCCCGGGAGGAAGTGGAGAAGCGGTTCGATATTCTTGTCAGGCAGTACCGCTCCAAGCCCTCTGAAGAGTTCGAGCCGATTGCCAAGGCGTACCGGAATATTACGGGTACACAGGACAGGCAGAAGTTCGAAGAGCTAACCAGACAGAAGTATGCGAAATATAAAGGTTTTGCTGGCCCCGCCGAGAAAATTGATGATTTCTTCCGTCTGTATAAAGGCAGAGTTCTCGCCGGTCTGATTGCCCTTATTGCAGTAATAGTCGGACTTAATGCTTATCTGAACCATAGAGCGGAGCAGGAGCGGCTCGCCAAGCTGCCTCCGGTTGATTTGTCAGTGATGGTACTTGGAGACTTCTCCTCAACAGGTGCTGAGGGAGATACATCGGCGTTAGAAGAATCACTGAAGGCTCCTTTTCCTGAGTGGAAAAGAGTGACCGCCCTGCTCTCCTATCTGCCTAAGCAGAGTCTCGGACAGGCCACTATGGCCATGCAGCAGAAAGCGCTGCTGCAGATCGGCACGGAACGACCGGACCTCTTCCTTATGGACAAAGAAGCCTATACATGGATCTCCAATAGTAACGCTCTTATGAATCTGGATAACGAAGCGAAGAGCAGACTGAAGCCATGGCTAAAGGAATCTCAGGCACTTAAGGCTAAGCAGTTAGACGATCCGGCTGAACATATTTACGGTATTGATGTCTCGAATAGCCCGCTTGCGGCCAAGCTTCAGCTTACCCATACGGGACTCATTCTGGGGGTACGCGATGGTGCGGAACATAAAGAGCAGGCACTCCATTTCATCGAACAATACCTCAAAGCGAAGTGA
- a CDS encoding HAMP domain-containing methyl-accepting chemotaxis protein, with product MSWLNKLPMSTRITVSCYLIAALFGIPVLVTFLLLGNAWIGIVLIVVLAICTYPLSRLIEKALTSSFDELASVTNRISKGDFTQRAKETQSASTLSRSFNSMVDKLTHILREASAITSQVMSSSRGIADKNQELSTVMHQVAMSAHELAVGANEISQDVAGMTTAIQEIEQKVGSYAGSTKEMNERSAHTLSLVEQGSQAVEKQAEGMQRNIEATSKVSATIDTLSRNAQGITKITKTISDIAEQTNLLSLNASIEAARAGEHGKGFAVVADEVRKLAEESTRSTREVFELVRNIEMDVMHAIEHMSINEEVVRLQNEMIKESKEIFQQIVQSVLFITEQIESFSKESDTMLESAHQISGAIQNISAITEQSAAGTEQVSAHMNEQIASIKLVAEEAEAMNQAVFQLQKTIHIFKF from the coding sequence ATGTCATGGTTGAACAAGCTTCCAATGTCTACGAGAATTACAGTATCTTGCTACTTGATCGCCGCATTATTCGGAATTCCGGTTCTCGTAACGTTCCTGCTGTTAGGAAATGCATGGATCGGCATCGTACTAATTGTAGTACTCGCTATCTGCACTTACCCACTCTCGCGCCTGATTGAGAAAGCGCTCACATCATCTTTTGACGAGTTAGCCAGTGTGACTAATCGTATATCCAAAGGAGACTTCACTCAAAGAGCGAAGGAGACCCAATCTGCCAGCACCCTCAGCCGCTCCTTCAACAGCATGGTGGACAAGCTGACTCATATTCTGCGGGAAGCCTCTGCCATTACTAGTCAGGTAATGAGTTCAAGTCGTGGAATTGCGGATAAAAATCAGGAGCTATCCACAGTTATGCATCAAGTCGCAATGTCAGCCCACGAGCTCGCTGTCGGTGCTAATGAGATCTCCCAGGACGTTGCTGGAATGACGACAGCCATTCAAGAGATCGAACAGAAGGTTGGCAGCTATGCTGGTTCAACCAAGGAGATGAATGAAAGATCAGCTCATACACTTAGTCTTGTGGAACAGGGAAGTCAAGCCGTAGAGAAGCAGGCGGAGGGCATGCAACGTAATATCGAGGCTACCAGCAAAGTAAGTGCAACTATTGATACACTCTCCAGAAATGCGCAAGGAATCACCAAAATTACCAAGACAATCTCTGACATTGCTGAACAGACGAATCTCCTCTCCCTCAACGCTTCAATAGAAGCTGCACGCGCTGGAGAGCATGGCAAAGGATTTGCGGTAGTTGCGGACGAAGTCCGTAAGTTAGCCGAGGAATCCACCCGGTCGACCCGGGAAGTATTCGAACTCGTAAGGAACATTGAGATGGATGTTATGCACGCCATTGAGCACATGTCTATCAATGAAGAGGTTGTCCGCCTTCAGAACGAGATGATAAAAGAATCCAAGGAGATTTTCCAGCAGATCGTGCAAAGTGTCCTGTTCATTACTGAACAGATTGAGTCCTTCTCCAAGGAGAGCGATACTATGCTGGAAAGCGCTCATCAGATCTCTGGCGCGATCCAGAATATATCCGCGATCACGGAACAATCAGCTGCCGGAACTGAGCAGGTATCGGCTCACATGAACGAGCAGATCGCCAGCATCAAGCTCGTCGCTGAAGAGGCGGAAGCTATGAATCAAGCGGTATTCCAGCTGCAGAAGACGATACATATCTTCAAATTCTAA
- a CDS encoding DUF4349 domain-containing protein yields the protein MKKRGFICSLVLGLSLVLGACSSAGGSTAKMELSGSSSSDMKNAAQSTAGSAVDTNSVSAIDDAAAAATLTESKQPSSGFANSEIKAGADKKLIYKAELSMRVKDYRKVQTEIREHIAKAGGYIVQFSENQSDQQLGGNFVIKIPAAGFNSFIDGIGKIKHESMDQNIEGQDVTEEYIDLESRLKAKMIMEERYVSFMKKATKTDELVKFAKELGRIQEEIEQAKGRMRFIDNNVSYSTVTLHLYQREGMAGTVDSGKEDTPLGERAKDALAGTLHVLSQLLQWTVVVLSGAFPVLVLGAVLIAIIWSVRKARARRRAEARLALRNDTGRQAQENAELNMNDDSNPNSK from the coding sequence ATGAAAAAACGGGGGTTCATATGCAGTTTGGTGTTGGGTCTTTCTCTAGTGCTTGGAGCTTGTTCTTCGGCTGGCGGCAGTACAGCAAAAATGGAATTAAGCGGTTCGTCTTCATCTGACATGAAGAACGCCGCGCAATCCACGGCTGGATCAGCTGTGGATACTAACAGTGTCTCTGCGATAGATGACGCAGCCGCTGCTGCCACTTTAACGGAGTCTAAGCAGCCATCATCAGGATTTGCGAATAGTGAAATCAAGGCAGGGGCTGATAAGAAGCTCATTTATAAGGCCGAATTGTCGATGAGAGTCAAGGATTACAGAAAGGTTCAGACAGAAATAAGAGAGCACATCGCTAAGGCAGGCGGGTATATTGTTCAATTCTCCGAGAATCAGAGCGATCAGCAATTAGGAGGTAATTTTGTAATCAAGATCCCTGCGGCGGGATTCAATTCGTTCATTGACGGAATCGGCAAGATTAAGCATGAATCAATGGATCAGAATATTGAGGGACAGGATGTAACCGAAGAATATATAGATCTGGAGTCCAGGCTTAAGGCGAAAATGATTATGGAAGAGCGTTATGTGTCATTTATGAAGAAAGCAACCAAGACCGATGAGCTTGTTAAATTTGCAAAAGAGCTGGGCCGCATTCAGGAGGAGATCGAGCAGGCAAAAGGACGTATGAGATTCATTGATAACAATGTATCTTATTCTACGGTGACGCTCCACCTTTATCAGCGGGAGGGAATGGCGGGCACGGTTGATTCAGGTAAAGAGGACACTCCGCTAGGGGAGCGGGCTAAGGATGCATTGGCAGGTACACTTCACGTGCTGTCCCAGCTGCTTCAATGGACGGTTGTTGTGCTTTCAGGCGCCTTTCCTGTACTCGTATTGGGAGCAGTTCTGATAGCGATAATCTGGAGCGTGCGCAAAGCAAGAGCCCGGCGAAGAGCGGAAGCACGATTGGCCTTAAGAAATGACACAGGTAGACAAGCGCAGGAGAATGCAGAATTAAATATGAATGATGACAGCAACCCAAATAGCAAGTGA